AAAGGACCTAAAGCCCTACCCTTTCACCGCACCTTGGGTCATGCCGCTGATCAAACGCTTTTGAACGATCAGGAACAGGACTGTTGCTGGCAGGGCTCCAACGATACCGCCCGAGGTCAATAGCCCCCATTGCACCTCGTATTCACCGATAAGTGTCTGAATGGCCACAGTGATCGGGCGTACATTCGATCCGCCTAGAGACAGCGCATAGAGATACTCGTTCCACGCGGTAATGAAGATATAAATGCCGGTTGCAACGATGCCAGGCATACAAAGGGGCAAGACAACCCTGCGCAGAGCGCCAAGGCGCGTGCAGCCGTCTGTCATGGCTGCTTCATCAAGGGATTTGGGTATGCCATTAATATAGCTGGTCATCATCCAGACCGAAAACGGAATAGCTACCGTCGAGTTGGCAATGATCAGCGCCAAATGCGAATCCAGCAAGCCGAGCACGCGCATCAACACGAACAAAGGCAAGATGAGCAGAACGATCGGAAACATGTTGATGATCAGAAACTGTGTCAGCAGGTATTTTTTGCCGAAAAAATTGAAGCGCGAAAATGAATAGGCAGCTGTAACGCTGAGCGTCAATCCGACAACAACAGTACCTGCAGCAACGATGAAAGACGTAATCATATTGTCCAGGAATCCGACGGTGCTGAACAATCGAATATAGTTATCGAATGTCGCACCAATCAGACTCGGGCCTTGGGTGAACAGCTTGTCTTCCTCGGTCAATGAGGTCAGCATCATCCAGATGTAAGGCCCCAAAGTGAAGAGGAGGATGACAACCATCGGCAGATCGACGGTCAGAATACGGCGTGTTTTGCTTCTGCGTTTGATCATTGGTCCGCTCCTTTGCCCAGTTTGCGCAGATATATGACAACGATGCCCAGAAGCATGATTGTGAAGAGAACTGCGAGTGAAGAGCCGTAACCGAAGTCCAGATTGGTACGCGCTTTCACAAAGGCGTAGAGTGGCAATGTGTAGGTCGAATAGCCCGGACCACCGCCGGTCATCACGTAGATGACATCAATCGAGTTGGCTACCCAGATGGTTCTGAGCAAAACAGCGGTAACAAGAACCCCGGAAATACCGGGCAAAGTGATGTGCCAGAACTGGCGCCATTTACTCGCCCCATCTATGGAGGCCGCCTCATAATAGCTTTGCGGGATCGACTGCAATCCTGCCAGTATCATTACGGCGAAGAACGGAAATCCCTGCCAGGTAAGCGTGAGTATGATTGCATAAAGCGCGGTATCAGGATCGGCCAGCCATGGCACAGATTCACTGATGATATGCATGCGAAGCAGGAAATCATTGAGGATGCCGTAGTTTGAATCATAAATCCAAACCCACATCAGCCCGATAACCACAGATGGAAGCGCCCAAGGAATAATAATGAGGGCTCGTGCCAGTGGCCGCCATGGAAAATCCTGATTTAACAACAATGCAGTAACAATACCCAGCAGCAACTGACTGGGCACAGTAATCCCTATCCAAATCACTGTGTGTTTGAGCGAAATCCAGAAAACTTCATCGTTAAATGCAGCAAAGAAATTCATTAATCCAACAAAACTGATCGCATTTGGTTTCCATAGAATATAGTCATGCAGGCTCATCCAGGCAGCTTGCAGCATGGGGAAAAAAACGATTGCCAAAGTCACGATTACGGCAGGCGATAATAGCGCATAAGGCAATACGCGTTTAGCGAGCGCCGCGCGGCTGGTTGGCCACTCAGATGCAGTCATGGTCATAGTCTTTTCACCGGAGAAAAGCCGGTGTCCTATGTGCCGCCATCGGCATATGGAAACTCATATGCGACAGCGCAGAACCGGTGTCAGGGGGAAGGTTCGGCCGATCCTTGCCGACCGAACCACGTTCATCCTCTCAAGGATTACTTGTTGAACAGAGCGTCTATTTTCTCGTTCATTTTCTTGGCCGTGATTTCACCTGTCAGCGCACGTTGCATGTTGACTGGCCATTCCGTATTAACGAAATCAGACGTTTCTGGCCGGTTTGGCAACATATGAGCAAATGGCAAAGATGCGATGGTTGCATCGACAAAGCGTTTTGGATGCAGTGTCCAGTTTGCCGAGTCCGATTTTGTAACTGGCAATTGGCCAGTAGACTCGTTGAACTCCTTGTTGTTGCCTTCGGAAGAAAGGAAGGCAATCCATTTCCAGGCAGCATCCTTGTTTTTGGCCGATGAGAACACAGCTGTTGACTCATCACCGAAAGAAGTCCAGCGCCCGCCACCACATTCAGGCACGGTTGTTGCCGAGACTTTATCACCGAGAGCGGCAACCATGTCATTGGCAGATCCGATATGGTGAATGGTCATGGCGGTGGTGCCAGCCTTGAAGGCGCCGGTCACTTCCTTGAAGCCATCGTTTGGTGCGGATGGCGGGAAGACCTTGTCTTTCTGGAACAGATCGACAACAAACTGAGTGCCAGCCACGCCGGCATCACTGGTCAGGCCACCCTTGTCAAAGCTTACGCCTTCACGAGAAAGAACGAGGCTGCCCCAATGGTCATGACCGCCCTTGCCACCACGGAAACCGAAACCATAAACATCTTTGCGACCATCATTATTGGTGTCACGGGTCAGTTTGATAGCAGCGTTGCGGAAGTCATCGCAGGTTTTGGGCGGTTCCAGTCCCAATTCCTTGAACATATCTGCGCGATAGTAGAGATAAAGGACAACATATTGAACTGGCAGGTAATATTGTTTGCCATCAGGGCCTTTAGTCAAATCAAATAGATTTTCCTGAATATCGGAAGCGCCGTCCCATGCAGCAATGCGGTCATCCAGTGGTTCCAATGCCCCCATTTCCACCAAACGTGGCTGAGCATGCATTTTTACCATTGCAGCATCCGGAGCACTGCCCGCGATGATGGAGGTATAGAGGTTGTCGTAATAACTATTCCAAGGGATGTTTTCGGCATCGATTTTGATGCCCGGATTTTTTGCTTCGAACTTTTGAACCAGATCAGACATCGGATTGTCTGCATTGTCGAAGTGATACCAGAATTTTACAGTATCTTCAGCATTTGCAGCCGAGCCGCAAACGAACATGGCCGCAGCGAGCGCTGCGACTGATAGTGTCTTTTTCATCTTCTCCTCCGCTAATTGCCGTTCTCCCAACGGCAAAGTGGTTTCCTCGTTACCCGAAATTTCACATTGGGAAACCTCCCGCTTCCCGTGAGCCGTTCAGGCATCGGCAATCCGTCTCTCAACCTTGAAACCGGGCCAGATATTACGAGCACCCCTGCTCCACCCAGCTTGAACACATTCCTCCAAGTCCGTGTTCAACAAGATTGTTTTTTCTTCACTCCTTCGTTTCTATTATGTCCGGCCCGAATTCGGCGATCGTGGTAACGTGATGTGCAATGGCTGCTGTTGCCGCCTTGGCATCCCCTTCAGAAAGCGCATCCAGAATGGCCTCATGGCGGACGGCTGTTTCATAAAGATCTCGATATGTGCCTGAATTCAGAATCTTGAACCGGTGGTTATGGATAAGACAACGCCGCAGCACCGGTCTCACACTCGGCAGATCAGCAGCATCAAACAGGTTCAGATGAAATGCCCGGTCATAAAGCGTAACCTGATAGACATCATCCTGCAGAGCCGCCTCTTTCATCAATTCGATCGTGGTGATCAGTTCATTCTTCAGCAGTGCACCAAAACGGCGCAATACGCGAGCCATGCCGCGAGCCTCAATATCGCGTCGAATTCTAATCAATTCATGAGCATCATCGGCGCGCGCATCAGCCACAAAGGACCCTCGATGGGACCGTCTTTCCACCAGCCCATCATTGCTTAAAGCGATCAACGCCTCTCTCACCGTGCTTTGGCTACAGGCGAAACGCTCTGCAATATCCATCTCAACAATAGTGGACAAGGGAGGCAACACTCCCAGCATGATTTCGCGCTGAAGATCCTCATAGACCGTGGAGCTTCTTTTCACCGCGCGCTTGGGCGTTGCAATTGCCTCACTCTCGGATTTTTCGCGATTTCCGTTCGCCATTTTATACCCAGTGCTTGCATCTCAATTTGATTATCGATAATATAGCGATAATTAATCGATATGACAAGGAGGCATTTTTAGCCGATATTGATTATCCCCTCATCGGCAATCTTGTCGAACACCGGAACCTTTTCCAAAACGAAATAGTCGGGATTTTTGACCCCGGCGCTGTCATCTGGGAGGATTTGATGGCAAGTATAAAGCTAGAACGTCTCGTGAAGAATTACGGGATGTTTCGCGCAATAAAGGGTATAGACCTTTCCATTGAGGACGGCGCATTCGTGACATTTGTCGGGCCATCGGGCTGTGGCAAATCAACTCTTTTACGCATGATTGCAGGACTTGAAGAGATCACGGATGGCATCCTCAAGATCGACGATCAGGAAGTAAATGATCTGGAACCCCGTGACCGTGATATCGCGATGGTATTTCAGGATTATGCTCTCTATCCTCACATGTCGGTTGCCGAAAATATCGGCTTCGGTCTCAAAATGCGGGGCATGGAAACCAGCGAAATTGAAAATCGGGTAAAAGACGCAGCTGACATTTTACAGATTTCAGCCCTTCTTTCGCGCAAGCCCGGCCAGCTTTCAGGTGGCCAAAGACAACGTGTTGCCATGGGCCGAGCGATTGTTCGACGCCCGAAGGTCTATCTATTTGACGAACCGCTTTCCAACCTTGACGCCAAGTTGCGCGTTGACATGCGCACGCAAATCAAACGACTGCATCAACTCCTAAAAACCACGACTATTTATGTTACCCACGATCAGGTCGAAGCCATGACCTTGGCGGATCATATCGTCATTCTCAAGGATGGTGTCATCATGCAGCAGGGTCGCCCTGTGAGCGTCTACAATCGCCCGATGAGCCGATTTGTCGGCGAATTTATCGGCTCGCCAAAAATGAACATTCTTTCTGCAACGGTTTCTCGCAACAATGACGCACTGGTCTTGTTTGATGATGGTTTGAGTTTGGGTATTTCTGATTGCAATATGAACGAAGGCCAAAGGGTTGATGTTGGCTTCCGCCCAGAACATCTTGTTCCATGCTCCGAGCAGGAAGCGCAGATAACGGCTCGTGTTGATGTTCTGGAACCTCTGGGTTCTGACACGCACGCCATTTGTCTGGTAGGCAAGCAGGAACTTACCGCTCGCCTCGACCCAAGCCTTGACCTAAATCCCGGCGATATCCTTTATCTTCGTACGGAGCCGGAGAAGATACATTTCTTTGATCCGGAAAGCGGACTTCGTATTGAACTGGAAGCGACCCGGCAAATCGCCGCATAAACAGCTCGGTAAGAATCATGTCCTGCTGAAAATAACTCGTCTTAATTGTTTGTCCCCCCAACTGAGGAATGGTTTGTTTTTCAAACCACTCCTTTTTCTTTAGATCGATACGGTTTGTCAGGGAGCGACGACCTTTTCGCCATCTTCTTTAACGAATTCAGTCCCGGAAGCCACATCGAGCAACGCAAACACAGCCTCGGAAGGTCGGCAAAGTTTCACCCCCTTTGGAGAACACACGATAGGACGATTGACCAAAACCGGATGCTTCAACATCTCTTCAAGGATCTGCTCGTCAGTAACCGCAGCATCAAGCAAACCGAGTTCTTCTGCTGGAGATTTTGACGTTCTGAGAGCCTGTCTCGGCGTTAAGTCTGCGGCAGCGAACAGGGCCTGAAGCTGTGGCTTTGTCCAGCCCTCTTGCAGATAATTGATCACAATGGGCTCTTCGCCAGCAAGACGGATGATCTCTAGCACATTGCGGGATGTACCACATTCAGGGTTATGGTGAATTACAATCGTCATATCAATTATTACCTTTCAATTGCCAATGGCAATAATAAGAGGCTGCAAGGGCTCCCAGAATTTGAGCTGCGATGAATGCCAGGACGTTGGCAGGAGAAATACCAGCAAAAGTATTCGACAAAGCTCGAGCGATCGTCACGGCAGGATTGGCGAAGGAGGTTGATGCCGTGAACCAATAAGCAGCAGTGATATAAAGCCCTACGGCCATTGGAACAACAGCTTCTTTCGCCTTCAATGTCATCAGGATAACAAACACAAGACCAAAACTGGCAACAGCTTCAGAAAACCATTGGTCTGGACCGGTCCTTAGTTTCGAAGAAACCTGAACCACAGGCAAAGCAAACATGACATGTGCTGTCCAAACGCCAATGAGCCCACCTGCAATTTGCGCAAGCACATAGCCCGCAGCAAGTCGTCCATCAAGTGTCTTTTTGATAGAAAAGACGAGTGTCACGGCTGGATTGAAATGTGCGCCGGAAACCGGTCCCAGCATCGTAATAAGAACCACCAGAATGGCCCCGGTCGGAATCGTGTTGCCCAACAAGGCTATGGCAACATTTCCTCCGGCAAGGTTTTCTGCCATGATGCCGGACCCCACAACGACAGCCAGCAGAAAAGCTGTGCCGACAAACTCGGCGGCCAGTTTTTGTTGAACTGAATAGGTCAATTTTTCTCTTTCCAAAATTGAGAAAGCCAGTCTGACAAGCCTCGCCGGAAAACTGGCGAGCGCCCGTTCATCTACTTATCAAGAATATTCGATATATCTGAGCTATAATCGCTACGTCAAGCCCAAACATTCAGATTTCTGATTTATTCGCAGAACGTAAAGGGCCGTTCGTTGATCAACTTATCACATTGTTGATGACGATTTGCTGACCTTCTTTCAATTGCGTATCCACCTTGGAATAGCCATCTGCTGACAGGATCAAAGGTTGAATGGCCGTGCCTGTTATTCCCGAAAGCAAGTTGTTTGAAATGATGAACTTGCACCCTTCGATTTGAGCGGAATAGCCTATTCCGACATCAGCATCTCGCACGAGATTTCCCGAAACAACAAGGTCCCGAAGATATTGTCCGTGGCCGATCAGGATGCCGAAAGAGCGCACAGATTCGATGGTGTTGCCGGTTATTGTGCTATCAGCTTCAGCATAGATGCCGATTGCCAAGGATCGGTTTTCAATCTCCTTAAGGATATTGCGAACCAAATTGCCTTGTATCACGCACAAACGACCTCCCTCATTGAAGTTTGTCGCAGATATGCCAACCACAGCACTGTCGATCAGATTGCCGGAAATGATGGCTCCATCGAAAGCGAATTCGGCATAGATGGCTGTTTCGCCCAGCTTGGTGCAGGCATTATTCTGGATCTGTACATTTGATGTGCTGTTTGCTCGTATTGCAGAAAAAGCACAATCGGAAACCATATTTCCGCTAACAATGACATCCCCCGAACGGAACAGGTTGATCCCGTTTCCATTCTGCCCGGTTCCTCCATTTTTAGCCGCGATGAGTTCTATTCGGTTGCTTCTTATGAGGCTTCCGTCATGCCCCTTTTCAGATCGCCAAACCTGAATGCCATTGTTATTGCATCGACGCACAATATTGGCGTGAATATCCAACCCGTGCGAATCGTTACTGAAGATGCCCGTTGCTTCAATTTGCTCGATGACATTTTCGAAGATCTGCCCGCCGCTTCTTTCTAGATGAAGCCCATTGGCATTGCTGTCGGATAATTGGCAGTTTTCAATCCGGATATTCTTCAAGTCTGTGCCATTAATTAGGCCGCGTTCTTCTGACAAAGCCGCTTTTTTTCCAGAAATGAAGAGGCCAGACAAAGTGAGAGAATTAAGATTTGAAGCGAAAAAGCCAGACTCTTGACCAATGAGGAAAATTTGAGCCTGATCAGGGTAACTGAAAAGCGTAAGCCCCTCGGGCAGGTTTATCCTTCCTACAAGATAGTCACCCTTTGGCAGAAAGAGCGGCAGGCCGGCGTTTGCAGCCTTGTCAATTGCAGCCTGTAAGGTCTTCGTCTGGATGTTGGGATCACCGGGAACGAGCCCCTCCTCTGCCGCATTCAAGCATGTTTTGAAAGTTTGCTTTGAAACAGGTTTGGCGTCAGAGTCTTTTGTGCCTAACAAGCCAACTCCAGCAACGCCCACAAGAAGAGTTCGCCTGCTTTGGTCCATAGAGGCCCTCCGTTTGCCCTAAATGCCAGCGTCAGTCTTTACCGCCTTCGCTAACCTCGGCGCCATCTGCCGTAACCAGTTTAGCGACATTGTCTTTAACCGGTTTTTCCGGTTTGACCTTGCGGCTTGCTGGTGAGATCAGTTCTTTCGACAAAACAATCGCAATTCCGAAGAACAGACTGGCTATGGCAACCACGATTAACACCAGAGACTTGTTCGGGAAGACTGCACTGTGACTGGGGCGCGCCTCCTGAATGATTTCTGCATCAATAGTGGATGGGCCTGTTGTTCTTCTGATGTTGGATTCACTCCTGCGCGAGACGTAGTTTTCATAAAGATCGCGCTTGGATTCAGCCTCTCGCTCCAAAATGCTCAATTTTGCCTGAGCCGCACTTTTATCGTCAGATAGCGCCTTCACCTTCGATAGATCTTTTTCCAGAGAGGCGACGCGTTTTTTGGCAATCTCGGCTTCAGCCTCCAATTGCATAACCAGCCGTTTGTTCGCGGCAACCAACTCTGCCTCAATGCCTTTCAGCTCGGCTTTTGCCTGAAGCAAAGACGGATGGCTCGATTGATAGGTTGTCTGCAATTGCGAAATGCGTTGTTTTAGCAAGATCTTTTGTTGATTGAGATCCTGCAGATATTTTCCATCTGTCTGGTCTGCTTTGGATAAGGTGCCGCCACCTTTAAGCATGCGCTGCGCCAGTTCGGCTCGCGCCTTTACCTCTGCATATTCCGTGCGAGCCATCGTCAACTGTGTGCTCAACTCGGAAATCTGCTGGACTGTAAGCGTTTCACTGTTACGGGAGAGAACGATTCCGGACTCTTGGCGGAACTTCTGCAACTCGTTTTCCGCAGCCTCGGCCTGTTTTCTGAGCTCTTCGGTTTGTTGGCCTAGCCATGCATCCGTTCCACTTAATTGATCATTCTGACGCTCGGTTTGTCGGCGCATGTAGGCTTGGGCGTAACCATTGGCCAATTTCGCAGCCAACTCGGGATTTGTTGATTCAAAACCGACAGAGAGCACACGTGTATTGGCTACCGCAGCAAAGTGACGGCTTTTTTCCAGCTTTTCCAATATCTGCTCATTAAGGGGCAAGGACGTCTCAGAACTCAGCCTGAGTTTCTTTTTAAGCTTGTCCAATTCCGATTCAGCCCTAAGGCTGGGGTTATACTCGGGCACATCTTCCAACTTCAGCTCTTTTGCGACATCCTCGGAAATGTCTTTCGAAAGCAAGACCTGCAACTGCGAGCGCACGTCCAGCTCACTCATGTTAGAAGTTTGGTATCCGTTGCTCCCCTCCACCTGAGGCCTGGTAAAAGCATCTCGATGCTTTTCGATCAATATCAAAGCAGTTGCTTCATACCGTGGTAGTGTCACTTGCAGATAGGCATAGGCACCGCCGAGCGCAACGAGCAAAAACAGCATAAGAAGCCATTTAGCTCTGTAAATTGCTCTGAACAAATCACCTAATTCAACGGCATCAGAAGCTGAGGAACCAATTTCATCCATCGTATTTCTTAGCCCTTCTCCGGCCGAATAACTCTATTGATTTTGTGATGCGCAAATGGATTGCGTTGAAACAGGAAAGCGCATCAAAAATGACGGACTCTAAATAAATTCTTTGGCATTTCGGCCAACATTTTAATCTTAATAAAACCTTACCTCAAACTGTTTTCGTAAAGATGGTAAATACCATTTGCCATTGTTTCCTGACTGAAATAATCCATAATACGGCGTTGCAATAGTTTGCTACGGTGGCGGAATTCCTTCTCGCTAGCAATGAAAGCATTCATCTTTTCTGCCAGAAGTTCAGCTGATGCTGGCGGGATCATGATGTGTTTCAAATCCCCCACGATTTCGGGAATCCCACCAACGTCAGTAACAATGACGGGCATTCCTGCCGCGGCGCCCTCCAATACGATATAGGGCAAAGATTCATTGAGTGACGGGATGACGAGACAGCGCCCTTTTGCAAAGGCTTCTCTAGCTGGCATTTCACCCAGAAAAGATACCTGATCATCAAGACCGGCTTCCTCTACCATGGTGCGGTATTTTGCCTCGTCCGGCCCCTTGCCGACGATCGCAGCCTTAACTCGTTGCTCCCCACCTTCTGAATTGATGATCTCTATTGCCTTGATGAAAAATTGAATACCCTTCAGATCTCTCAGCTCTCCGATAAACAGAAAATCACTCGCGCCCGCCTCCGTGTTAATCGGCAGAAATTCATTCTTTGACACACCATTGTGAACGACCGACGAGGCACAACCGATTTCTCCCACAACCTGCAGATACCTGTCTCTGCTGAATGCGCTCTCAAAAATCATGCCATCGGTCATTCGGCGCAAATAGCTCTCTGTCCGCAGAAACAAGAACCCCTTCAGGCTCGCAGGATTGTAATGCAAGCTGCCACCGTGAGGGGTATAGATAACAGAGCAATTTGCATTGTTTTTCTTCAGTTTTCTCCCGGCCAGACGGGCATATGCCCCGCCTTTTGCTCCATGCCCATGGATGACATCCACTTGTAGGGTCATTGCCAAATTCTTAGCCTCTCGAATCGCGACAAAATCCCGTATGCCCGGCATTTTCTCCATCAGGCAACGATGGATGCCAAGACTGCAACAACCGGCCAAATTTTCCAGTTCATTTTCGGCACGAGCAGACCCTGTGTGGGCATCACACAAGATTCCAACGTCATGCCCATCGTTGGTGAGCGATTTTGTTAGGTCACAAACATGACGAAAAAGGCCGCCTGCAGGAGCTCTAAATATTTGTAATATCTTCATTTTAAGAACCCGGTGCCGATTAAACCAATACAATCCAAAAGTATTTGAGACATTTAGACGCGGAAAAAACCATGCATTTATCAGAAACAATTAGATATAAAAGAGTCAGTTTAGCTCGAATGCGTTCCTTGCCAGCGTGACGAGTAATGAATATAACTTTGTATTTATTCGAGGCCTTTATAGATGTTTTCTGATGCTTTTATAAGATGCCGGGCAAAGTGTCTTCTGATAAAGGCCGGGCTAAACTTAATTTATTTTTCTGGGCTTCACAGATTCACCCCCCAAAGCATCAAGGGCGAAGGAGCAATTTTCATGCTTCATCGCATCGAAAAAGACAGGCCTTCCGGTTTCAGTCCCAATTCCATTCTTTCCGTTTCTCCTCAGTTTCTTGAGGAAACAATCAGGCATGTTCTTGATGAGAACATGGATATCATCCCTATTTCTGAAGTGCCAGAGCGGCTTAAGCATAATTCTGGCAAAAGGCGGTTTGCCTGCTTCACTTTTGATGACGGCTACCGGGACAATCTAAAACTCGCTTATCCGATCTTCAAAAAATACAATGTGCCCTTCACTATCTATGTTCCCTCCGACTACGCCGAAGGCGAAGGAGAGCTTTGGTGGGTTGCTCTTGAACACCTTATCGCAAATAGCGAAGAAATTGACTGCGAGATCTATGGAGAAATGCGCCATTGGACTTGCAGGACAACACATCAGAAATATGATGCCTTCTCATCTCTTTACTGGTATTTCCGCAGCATCAACGAAGCTAGAATGCGAACCATTATCCGAGATATGTGCGAAGAGGCACAACTTGACATTTCGTCGGTTTATGCCGATCTGATAATGACTTCAGATGAAATTTATAAACTCGCCCAAGACCCGCTGGTTTCAATCGGCGGTCACACTGTTTCCCATAGCGCCATAGCCAATCTGGACAGAGATCACGCAATATTTGAAATTTTGAATGGATCTAGAAAGCTCGAAGCTAACCTTCATA
This window of the uncultured Cohaesibacter sp. genome carries:
- a CDS encoding polysaccharide deacetylase family protein — its product is MFSDAFIRCRAKCLLIKAGLNLIYFSGLHRFTPQSIKGEGAIFMLHRIEKDRPSGFSPNSILSVSPQFLEETIRHVLDENMDIIPISEVPERLKHNSGKRRFACFTFDDGYRDNLKLAYPIFKKYNVPFTIYVPSDYAEGEGELWWVALEHLIANSEEIDCEIYGEMRHWTCRTTHQKYDAFSSLYWYFRSINEARMRTIIRDMCEEAQLDISSVYADLIMTSDEIYKLAQDPLVSIGGHTVSHSAIANLDRDHAIFEILNGSRKLEANLHMKIETFSYPYGNQESAGPRDFELVKQCGIKTAVTSRKGLVFREHVDHLTALPRVSLNGNYQSIRYVKTYLSGLPFFIFNRFRKLDVN